The Oreochromis aureus strain Israel breed Guangdong linkage group 15, ZZ_aureus, whole genome shotgun sequence genome contains the following window.
GATATCTGATCAGCAGACGGACAATGTTGGCTGTGCTGGTTGCCATGGAGAACTCCTGTTGTTCTGTAACCTTGGACCGAAAGCCTTTAAACATGAAGATGTTGGGCGCCATGACGACAGAGACATTGTTCAGGGTCATTTTATTCTTGGCCTGATTTTCAATGACACGCTGGAAAAACTCCACCAGTGCCTGCAAACacaattttttatttcactACAAAAATAGTCACATGTCATAAAGGAATAATATAGGGAGCAGAAATGTGATGACTATGAAGCCGAATCTACCTTCAAAGTGTCTCGATTGGCTTCAGGTAGCAAAAGGACGAGCAGGTTTAAAGCCTGTAGCTGCTGCTTCTTTGTGGGGAGATCTGTGAAcgcacacaaatatacacagcATGAGTGTGACACTTTGTTGTCTCACTATGTGTGTATGAAGCACTTGtattaaacaggaaacatacTGTTAACAGCAATAAATGCATTGAGGTACTCCACGGTCAGTAGTGGATGGGGTAGCTCCCTGATAAACAGCTTCAAAAGGCTAGCAGCATCGTGCTGTTTCAACTGTTGCCATGAAAATGTCCCATCATAGAAGGAAGACTCAAGATCCTGGCACAGCGACTGGAGTTGGGGCAGACAGAGAGGCTTTATCAACTTCAAATACAATCAACAACACTATtactttcacatttcaaatagAGAAAGAGGTGATGTCATGGGAAGGAAAAGCTCAGTTTTAAGCTGCGTTCCCACTGGAAGCGACAGTGAAGGACATTTGGTCAATTCAAGCGACCATGGGTGAAATAACTGATGGTGACCCAAGGTAAACTTCTCTCAACTTCCAGGTGAGTAACTGAAGCGACTACCAATGGAGCGCAGGAAACCAATAACTGATGTATGACCTAATAGTAAATATATTACAGGGTTTCTTAGGCAACCAGAGCCTGGAATGTCTGCAGGTTCTCAGCTGTCAGCTTCAAAGTGATGAATGATGggtgaagtgttttcagtgtggacaCAGCTTAAGATGAAGGACAATGTGGTTGGAGACGGTATAGGGAATATATATGCATTGGAAGTTGATGCTTGATTTTATTATGCTTGGCGTTTTTATGAACCTGAGATTTTACATTGTCTCTGTGGGAGGGGCGGTTCTCAACAATATACTTGAACTAACCTTGACTCTAGTGGCTACTCCAGGGATCCGAAGAAGGCCCTCTGTGTGTAATCCTTCCTCCTCGATATGATTGATAATCTTATGaccagagaaagaaaacaatgtcatttaaaaacaccacaaaaacaaacaaaggcaaCGAGTTGAGTTTAAATTTTGAGATTTGGAAATATGCTTGAatatacacacatgcaaaaaaacaaaccatgaTTAAAATATGTGAATGTCAGTGCGCTCACCTTCTGCAGTATCAATGGCACTTTGGTTCCAGGAAACCGTCTCTGGTCCTGATCCAATAAAGTGGTAAGAGGAACTCCAAACAATCCACTTTCTGCAAAGACAAACAAATAGTGagtaaaacaaaagcacagcaccGCACACAAGCACAGATACCAACCAGGCACATATACCTTAGCTTCCTGTTtatatgtgtgtaaatgtatttaTCTGTCGTATCTGAGTGTGTAATTTGTGTAATGAGACATTTCTATTTAGGCTGTGGGGGCcatctcgtgtgtgtgtgtgtttaacctTTAGTCTTCACTTTCAGGGCCTTGGCTGGCTTGAGGTCTATCCCAGAAGTGTCAAACAGAGCAGTCATCTCCACAAGCACCAGTCTATGCACCTGACAGAAcattacacacagacacagataaacACAATGATGATACTAAACAGTAAGTGAATGTGGAGGCACAGATACACAGATCACTGTGTTACATCATTTTACCTTTTTCATATCCAGAGGAGACAGGTCTCCTATTCGCGTCTGACCCGTTTTATCTCGGAGCAGCTTAAAGTTCTAGGGAGGAgaaataaagctaaaatgaCTTCTGACTGTATTTACATTCAGTTTAGTGTAAAAGTGAATTAACTGCACTATGATGGACACAGAAAAACCTTTTTCTGACATTGTATGATCAGTAGAATGGTTCTGTTATACCAGCTTCAGCCACCAGATGTCACTAAGATTCAGCTCCAACGCCATAGACTTTCTGATAATTAACAACACTGTATATAGGGCAAAAATGCTTATCACTTCCAACACTGTATATagatcaaacaaacaaattccAACCAAACTGTAACTCAAAAACAAATCTGATTATAAGGGTCTGCAATCcaacacagcaaaaaacaacCCTGTGCAAATAGTTTTTTCTGTGCTGCCATATCCatcttctgctctttctggtAATTACTGACCTGCAACAAATAACAGGAGAGCAATTCGAATTGCTTTGCCACGCTTGCCTGACAATGTAAATGATCAGTGCATCCTCTTTTTGCTCTAAAGCACCAACACTGTCTATTGCACAAGCACAGACATGTTCagacaataaaaaaattaagaaacacCGTTAAGGAAGTGACTATGCCCATGACCTTTGTGTCCGTGTAAATTCTCAGGAATGCAGCTCACCGGTAGTTTGTCGTCAGCAGAGTTAGGGCTCGGGGTGACCTTAAAACTTTGGTGGTTGTCCCTGTAACTGAGCGCCTGCTCTGAAAATGCCACTTCAACATTCAGCTCTGTCTCCGTTTCTGTTTACAGACGCACACaatgaagaaataaaacttGTGACCACACATGTAGGGTAGTACAGATGTGTTTATGATAGCTAAGTGCAAGTGTATACAAAGAGACAACTGGATGTGTTTTATTGGAGTTTAAGAGCGCAGCGTATTAGTCACTGCAGCACTCATAAAAAACCTATTCTCTGCAGCGTTATCTTCTCTGTTGTGGAGAACTTTGCCAGACTTTATGCTCATTATACAGTCACATATATTATGGTGAACATTACAAAAAAATCCTGCAGaattgtaaaaaaagaaaaaaaaaggcacaactGTACTCTGTTACTTCCTCTTGATTGTTCTCATATCACACAGTGACTCGTGTTAGTTcccaaatgtgtgtgtgtgtgtgtgtgtgttgctaggcagatttttttcctttttggggggggggggggggggtgtctcAGTTTGTGATTTATGACACTGACACATATTGTAAGAACGTGTCTGCATGAGTATGCTGCACATACCAGTTGAACCTTTCTGTCCATTCTCACTTCCCTCTTCGGATTTTTGAGGCTCCTCATCCTGCTACACacagcacaacacacacacaggcgcacacacacacacacacacacacacacacacacaaacacacacacaggcacacaagtGAACAACACAGCAGTCAACAAGTTTAACAAGTCACAAATTTATAGAAAGCCCTGTTACACATTATCTTTTCTGTTAATTAGTGGACAAAGTCTGTGTGTGAGCGTGCATGAAATAAATATGAGAGGCTCAAACTGTTCAAACAGTTTGGACTAAAAGcagatttaaatttaaacatattatttattaaatgtatttctGATTATAAATCttgatttctgtattttattttatttttaatttatcaaCGATAACTCCACTCAACTCTTTAACCTGTACTGAATTTGCAGTGATGTCATAAAATTTTGGATTTGTTTAGGGAACTAGCAAGTGAATACTGCGAGACCTCTACTGAAGTGAAACACAAATTTGTGACCACTTCCTTTGTGGTACGTGAAATAACAGAACACTGAATATGTTTATTTTCATGGACATCGAGTTAATTTTAACTAAAAGGGAAAACCTCATAAATGTCATTGTCAGTTCTCTTTTGATTTTTCCAAAGGGCACTGACAATGCTTAGAGGATCTACATAGTCAAGCATAGCGGAGTGACTCAGGTATAGGTCTATGCAAGTCAGTCAAAAGTCTGCGACCCTTGTATGTGTCTCTTTTCAACCAAAAATGGTCATCAACAACTCTAAAGTATAACGTCACTTGAAACTTCAAAACAAATTTGCTATGAGTGTACTTTGCATTTATGGTTATTATGCATACCGGGTCCTGATTAGTTCTTTATACTTGAATTTGTTGTTTAGGTTGTAAAGTTGGCAGCATTACTCTGttcttgtctttttgtttttgctgtgttttaaagAACAGTAAAAAGAGTTGCTTGAACCCCATCAAAATTGGTTGTTCATCTAGTTTATCTGCTTTGGCGCCGACCCCGGTGTATGGTACAGCAATCCAAATGCTGAATGTTGCATTGAACACTTAATGTCCTCAATAGTTGTCATTTGAGCTGTGTAGCAGAAAGATTAGGAACACTAAACAATTTTCCACCAGCAGGAGTGAAGATAAGTTACCAGCAATGATAGTGATGCTAACGCTAGCTAGCATCACTTGCTTAGCTTGATTTAAGACTGCGCTACCCTGTTAAAACTCACAAATTACACTAGTAAGAATGCAGTGTGCTGAGTGTGCCACATGGAGAGTGTACTAGCAGAAGTATCTAAATTAAGATACAGTCGTAGCCTAGAAAGTACCCCGCTGTAAAACCACATCTTGTTATCCACACTATATTTATTAtgcatatgtaaaaaaaaaaaaaaaaaaagtgtacagCCTAAAATTGGATCATCACTGTCCAGATGGCAGCAAGGTGTGGTTGCGagttgtcttttgttttgggCTCTATGCAGACACCTCATCTCATCCATATGCTCAGGTGCCAGTGATGATCTGAGGAGTTTCAATTACTCACTTCAGAGCTTCCTGGTCTTGGGCTGTGCACATGCCACACCAGCTTGTGATGTTTCCTCTTAAGATGCTCTTTATATTACCACTACAGCTCACTGTGTTGAGCATTACAAAGGGCTCCAGGAGCAGGGTTTGTTTCTGGCCTggacaaaaacctgtgtgtcaTTTCCCCTTGGTAACCCTCCCCCTGCTTTCCTCTCTATTCTCTACTGTCTTTGaccaataaataataaaaatgctaaCAAAATTATTCAATAAGAAAGAATCATATATAGTATACTTACTGCTGCTCTTTACAAGCTAACAAGAACTTTACTGTCTTTTGCCAGGCTAAGCTAAATCAACCATTGCTCTAATTTTGTGATCAGGCATTAGAATGGCTACTCACAGCAAGAAAGCACGAGCGTCTCAGTGGGGTTTGACTGACTGCAAAatactcagtttgaacttcagcaggttgtcttaaGCATGTTTACATATCTAAATGCATGGAGtccctgccatgtgattggctgattagatatctGTGTTAATGAGCAGTTAAAAAGGTGTACCTTACAATGTGGCTGGTGAGCTGGCAGTTTATGTCAAGTATTTATCTGCTAACCTTATCAGGGGGTCGGAATATATCTCGAACATTAGGAAGTTGTTGCCGGTTACGTCGCCTTAAGGTCTGCTGCACTGATGCCACGCGACGTTCTACGGCTGCCGCCTGAGTCCTGGTGAGCGTGGAAAGGAAAACTGCACTGTCTTCTTCCTGTCAATAAATACATTAAGATCAAACACAAACTTAAATCTATTTGTTGTTTTCACACAATAATGTTTTACATTAGTCCATCTTTTTTCTCACATACATGTTTATTTGTATAAGAAAGCTTCAAACGTGACAAAGAGTCAATGTTTATTCAAGATCTGACTGAAAATATGGAACTGATTAACTGTACCTGGACTAGCTTCTTATTAATTCAATAAAAGATATATAATTGTCACCTGATCCTGATCCGCTGTGATTGAATGATCGACAAGCTGTGCTAGACCTGCTTCTGCAAGCCACGCCTCCTCCTGCTCACCCTctgaaagaaacaaacagaatgGGCAATACTGAGAAGGGAAGATGATGGGCAATTCCCTACTTGGTTGCTGAGATGGTGCGGCGTTACTTAAACAAATCTACAGGTGCAGGAAAGGGAAAGGAGTGACCACATACACAAATGGCTTACATATTCTAACAGGAAGAGCGTGTTTACGCTAGAAAACAATAGTCTTCACACACTAAAGGCTAAATATGACTGAAGAAATGCATAGGAAGTGCATTCCTACTGTGCAAGGCAACACAGAGCCAGTATCCACAAGTCTGAGCTGGCCCAGCAGCGGTGTGTGATAAACAGCTGGTACTTACGTCCCACATGAAACTACTTCAAAGCGAGACACTTAATGTGTCTCCAAACTGTTTAAACAGAGATGCGAATGACGGCAAACGAGCAGAAAATGAGTATAAACATCAGGGTCTGAGGGAGACCTACGAAGTGTTACATAAAGAGATGAATGACAAGACTGAGCTTTCAGTGAGGAATTCCTCTTCCAGTGTAGAAACAGAACTTTTACATTAGAATTTGTTTGCGTCTGGAACAACACATATGTCCAAATAAGTCTACGATCTAAATTTCGCCTTTATCCTTTAAGGCGTATCTCACCTTCAGGAATTTTCTGCGGTTCCTCCTCTTGAACTtctccctctcccctctctcctgCGCTGCCCGAGGATGAAATATTCTCCACCTCCTTCCAGTAGTCGTCCATCTGCAGCTCGTCCAAAGAGTCCTTCAAAATGAGCAGACGCGCAGAAAAATGAGGTTTTAAGCTCGCAGTTTCAGCTTCTCTGCCCCGTTTCAGCGATTAATAATTCATTTCAACGATCTTCCAGATATGATCCACAGAGATAATGAAGTAGACAGGTCTCTCAACTGGTCTCAACAAGTCTAGATGGTGGCAGCAACTGGCTGCGCCAACTGTCTGCTCTCACATAACACAcataccaaacacacacacacacacacacacacttttcatAAAGTGTATAAGAATTAAAGCAAACCCAAGAGCTTGCATACTGTGTCACGCCCAGCGCAACTAAGAGAGGGTCAAAATACTGTACATCCTACCAGAGAGctgtaaaatacaaaaaaaatcctatACAGCGGAATAATGTTGGAATGAAATGAAGTATTTGCCCCAACAGACTGAAAGTGAACAAAATCTGCTGGCTACCTGAGAGTTGTAGCGCTGACATGCGGGCGATGGTCTGGACCTGGAATTGTGGCTGTGCCTGGGGCTGTGGCTGTGGCTGGAGACAGTCTTGGGGCTGGATCCAAGCTTGGGGCTGGAGGAATGCTGGATTGCAGAATTTTGACTGGGTAGTGACATTGGCTCCGTGCTGCTGGTTTCTGTGCTGCCGGTGGTAGAAGAAGCAGAAGTGCCATATCTGTCTCCTTGTTGTCCATTCTGGCTGTGTTGCAGGGTGTACTGGCCTGTTTTGCGGCTGGAGACACATACAGACAAGAGCAGGGAGAGGTACGTGAAACAGGTACATAATGGACAAAAGTTATAAATTGAGTCATTGGAGTTCACACACTTAGCTGGATATAGCTGCGTAAGGCATTGTTTTGCTTATTTTGAAATGCTGATTTgttaagatttttattttttgtgtaccATTGAAATATCAGTGTCTGTGATGCAGAGTAGCAAAAGAGGatccaaataaactaaacaaaTAATAAGGCAAGCCAGCAAAATGTGTCATCTTGCTATCATAGTGGTCATGATGTAAGAAGGGGCAACTAGGTTTGTCTTGTAGCTGTGTACTTTGGACTTACTAGTGACGGATGCCTTCTACCAGCACCTGTTGGAAACATGCTCTGTAAGTACACAGGTGTGTATGCGCTGATATTTCCTGTACCTTTAATGACATAAAAAGAGGGCGATACGGTAACTTTGGACACACTGGTCAAAGGCTCCAACTTAAGTTGATCTAGTAGCAAGGTCGTTTCCTAATCAGTCAGCTAATGATGCCAGCATTTGCTTGGAATAAAAATAGCACATCTCGCAGACCTTGGACTTTCCTTTGCTATacaaacactgcaaacaaaGTTTGTCATAAGGCAAATTAGTGTGGCTTAGCCTTGGTTAGTTGAGATGGTGTAAATGGATAATACTTGCTAGAAATATCCTACTGATATATCAAGTACATTACTCTAGATATAAAATTTATCTGAACATATCTTTTCACCTTCCACATACAGTATTTCAATATCAATACTGCGTGTCATTACATCTTCCTGCTCCAGTAATATATGTTTAGTCCTCGTCTCTGTGCGCTCTCTGTTTCTCCAAACCCCTCAAGCCTCTCTCTTATCCTGGTTCTGCTTGAGGTCTCTTCCTCTTAAAAaaggagattttccttcccattgtcaccaagtgcttggtTTTAGAGGGTTGTCTGATTGTGACAGTTTTCCCTCTAGTtttgtggggtctttaccttatgaTATAAAGCACCTTGCGGGGACTGGTGCTTTATAAATGTTGCAAATAATCTGATGACATCACAATAGATCAGTGTAGACAGATCAGAGGTAGACTGGCATCAAAATGGGGAAAAATAAtataaccaggggtgcacataagtggtccgcaggtgcgcattcgctgtcaaaataaaagacgtgcaccagataagaagttgcaacgcgcgtatgcgtacataagattttctggaggaggacagacatttgtttagaactcttaaagatgtcaaagaagcaagctcctttaagcaattactttggtgttcctccacctccaaagaaatgtcagaaggagtccgaaccgcaaaaacacacgtattctcggaaaagtggttgcaggaggtgagctggcttcaaagaAATGATGACCGCACAGacatgtggtgcagaatatgccgtgaaaatcccactctagcggacaaaaacagtgccttttatatgtatgcgaatgcgcgttgcaacttcttatctggtgcgcgtcttttattttgacagcaaatgcgtacctgcggaccacttatgtgcacccctgaatATAACTGTAATACTGGCTAGCTGGCCAGTTAACAATTTTCTAATTCACTACAGTGAGTGCAACCGATTTAAGATGTTCCAGGACTGTTTACTATGAACTTCTTTAAATTTGACCACAACATTAGCAACTAAAATACACTTGCGACCAATAAATGTCATGAAAAATATGAGTTTATAATGACGATAATACAGGCCTGGTGCAGGTCAGTGTACTAAGTTAATACAATTAGTTAATCTGAACAAGAAAGATGAGTTATAAAGATGAGCTActgtttattcattttgtttcctgGTACACACAGATATCACAGGCACAGCTGTCCCTCCAGTAAAAGTTAGAATCAAACCCAAACCCAGCGAGTGCcaatcacttttttcccccttggaGTACAGTCTCTGTTTCAGCTCCCACCACACTGACAAAAGGCCTCTTGTAACGTGTGCATTTTTCTGCTGGATTTGAAAGCACACACTAAAACTGAACATTAACAATATAGAAACTattcatttttatgcttttccTTGCTGATTTTTAATGTTGAATGcaacatttctaaattatttattctgctTGTGCCCACTAATAAAGACACAATGTTTTCACACCTGCCGTACTACAATTAGTAGCACCTCTGTTACTATGTATTGTGTAATTACAACATCCGGGAGAAGAATAAGGGGGAAAAGGGTTAAAAAGCTATTACATCAGCTTATTGAAATGTCCCACAGCATCTGCATGGGTTCTAAACTGtgccaacaacagcagcaaagcTTTCTTCAATTATAAGATTGATTAAGCATGACAACATTTGTCTCTCTTTCCTTTAAGCAACAAGAGTTATATTGAGCGAGCCACTACACTTGTAGTGCAAGTGAAGCTCCTTAAGGGTCTGTGGTTTCGGTGTCACACATCAATCAAGCTGAAGTGCTGCTTTCAACAAGCTTGTCATTCATCCATCTTTTTGCAAATTATCAGTGTCATCTCATTTACCCAAAAATATAGAGCTGTACACCCGTCAGCAGGGCTGTTTAAAACATCGGACGCCACGACAATCAAACTGATTGGAACAGGCCCCAATCAGGAACCGCACTACAAGTGTGCAAACACAATATTCCCATTTCTATTAAAGGGTGCTGTCACGTGGATAATGCACCAATATAGACttaatgtttaaaatatatGCTTGAGAATCATTATAAAGCTCTCAAATAACAAAACAATGACTTATTAGGGGTTTGTAAGAGATTACATGTTTAGTCGGTATATACAATATGTTTATAAAGCATTAAGCCACTAATAAATGGGAGCCATTAGGTCAATTTCAATACAGTATTAcacagcaaaaataccaaaacaaaaaagtccTATATAACTAatatttaagtttattttatattagaatgatataaaatcaaaataacttcacttcacttcactaAAGCCAACAAAGAAAAGGAGGGAGAAGAAAATCGTGTAAAGTAAAGTTGCCCTTTGTGCAAACAAATGATTTACTTTCAGGTAATGAAGataaacagaacacacaaaaaaatgcaaacacgTGCAAATGTACCAACACACGTACATGAACTCTGCACATATTCACACTCGATGACTTTTAACTGAAGATTACCATTTTCTACAAATCTCCAATGAAATGGAGGAAGTGAAAATCAGTTACCCTCAGGGACTAAATGGGATTTTAGACAGAGCAGCACTGAGCTGATGctctttattaattaatttggaATTATCACCCCAGTATTACCCTGAGGGTTCGTGCTGAGCTAAGGCCACATACCACAGCAGACTTCCTGCAACACTGAGTACAACAGAGCCATAAAAACACAAGGATTTAGCTGGAAGTTCTGTGCGATACCACCGATTTCTCTTTATACTTCATCTGAggttttaattaaaagtaaaataacaataataataataataataataattatctcCCAGTTCATGTCCATGTTGCCTTTAAAAGTCCAGGAAGTGTGATGCTTTAATTTGTGAGGAAAGACATGAGCGTTTTCTGATGTACCTCAGAAGATGCGTTTACCCTAAAAGCAGGCAGAGCTATGAGCTCACCACATGAGTTAATCGTTTACATATGTTGATTCAGAGCTTCAGCATGAACAGTTTGACTAACTCATAAATCAGAGAcgagcaaacaaaca
Protein-coding sequences here:
- the arhgap18 gene encoding rho GTPase-activating protein 18 isoform X2, whose protein sequence is MSRQPMESQGVVLTGYHSNAELLQQTGPCESSCPPVPDPEHTVYSRKTGQYTLQHSQNGQQGDRYGTSASSTTGSTETSSTEPMSLPSQNSAIQHSSSPKLGSSPKTVSSHSHSPRHSHNSRSRPSPACQRYNSQDSLDELQMDDYWKEVENISSSGSAGERGEGEVQEEEPQKIPEEGEQEEAWLAEAGLAQLVDHSITADQDQEEDSAVFLSTLTRTQAAAVERRVASVQQTLRRRNRQQLPNVRDIFRPPDKDEEPQKSEEGSENGQKGSTETETELNVEVAFSEQALSYRDNHQSFKVTPSPNSADDKLPNFKLLRDKTGQTRIGDLSPLDMKKVHRLVLVEMTALFDTSGIDLKPAKALKVKTKESGLFGVPLTTLLDQDQRRFPGTKVPLILQKIINHIEEEGLHTEGLLRIPGVATRVKSLCQDLESSFYDGTFSWQQLKQHDAASLLKLFIRELPHPLLTVEYLNAFIAVNNLPTKKQQLQALNLLVLLLPEANRDTLKALVEFFQRVIENQAKNKMTLNNVSVVMAPNIFMFKGFRSKVTEQQEFSMATSTANIVRLLIRYQNLLWTIPKFIMNQVRHQNMESQRKQKERAVRKLLKKIAIERPSEKTIPEETSQGIIRVHAPQFSKISMALQLTEDLQACDVLTRFLSQDSSLAVKQDDLCLYEIGGNIKERCLDGETYMKDLYQVNPAAEWVIRAMQR
- the arhgap18 gene encoding rho GTPase-activating protein 18 isoform X1 — encoded protein: MSRQPMESQGVVLTGYHSNAELLQQTGPCESSCPPVPDPEHTVYSRKTGQYTLQHSQNGQQGDRYGTSASSTTGSTETSSTEPMSLPSQNSAIQHSSSPKLGSSPKTVSSHSHSPRHSHNSRSRPSPACQRYNSQDSLDELQMDDYWKEVENISSSGSAGERGEGEVQEEEPQKIPEEGEQEEAWLAEAGLAQLVDHSITADQDQEEDSAVFLSTLTRTQAAAVERRVASVQQTLRRRNRQQLPNVRDIFRPPDKQDEEPQKSEEGSENGQKGSTETETELNVEVAFSEQALSYRDNHQSFKVTPSPNSADDKLPNFKLLRDKTGQTRIGDLSPLDMKKVHRLVLVEMTALFDTSGIDLKPAKALKVKTKESGLFGVPLTTLLDQDQRRFPGTKVPLILQKIINHIEEEGLHTEGLLRIPGVATRVKSLCQDLESSFYDGTFSWQQLKQHDAASLLKLFIRELPHPLLTVEYLNAFIAVNNLPTKKQQLQALNLLVLLLPEANRDTLKALVEFFQRVIENQAKNKMTLNNVSVVMAPNIFMFKGFRSKVTEQQEFSMATSTANIVRLLIRYQNLLWTIPKFIMNQVRHQNMESQRKQKERAVRKLLKKIAIERPSEKTIPEETSQGIIRVHAPQFSKISMALQLTEDLQACDVLTRFLSQDSSLAVKQDDLCLYEIGGNIKERCLDGETYMKDLYQVNPAAEWVIRAMQR